GACGGAACTGGAACTTTGGTCCAATGTTTCTTTTATAGATTTTTCCCGTATGGTAAACCCTAAATGGCGCAAGGCGGTAAGGAAATCCCGCTGACTATTATCGGGAGGGACTTGCACTCCGGTATAGTAGAAGGCATTATAGATTTCCCGTCCGCGCGTAAAATATTCGATAACCCGCGCGAAATCTAAATGCCATCCTAAGACGCGTTGAGCATAAAACATATTGGCGCCATCCACAAATATGGCCACCCGTTCATTACTATAATCCACGTTGTCCTCCTTATAATCTTCGCTGTTTTCTATTACACCTACATAATTCGAAATCCCTATCCGGCTTTGGGTCGTGGTGAGACACTAACCCACTTTTATCATACTTAATCCTGTGCGAAACAAGACATCTTTATCAGGGTTCTGGAAAAGAATTTTGTGTTGGAAGACCAAAAAATCGAGTATGATCAAGGTAATTCTACTGGCTGGGGGTTAAGAAGCCCAATGAAATCAGGAATTCGAATCGCTGTTATAGGCGGGGGCAGTTCATATACCCCGGAACTTATTTCTGGTCTTCTGGATGTCGATGATTTAGCGATTGAGCAGGTGACGTTGGTCGACATTCCCGAAGGCCGCGACAAAATGGAAATAATCCGGACGTTTTGTCAACGACTTATCGATCATAGCAATAAAAAATTTATTCTTCAAGCTACATGTAACCGCCATCAAGCGCTGGCCGACGCCGACTTTGTGTTGAGCCAATTTCGTGTGGGGGGATTAACGGCGCGGGCCCGTGATGAAAGTATTCCGCTCAAATATGGTGCGATCGGTCAAGAAACCGTGGGCGCGGGCGGTTTTGCTAATGCGCTGCGGACGATTCCCGTTGCCCTGGAATTGGCCCGGGAACTCGAAGAGATTAATCCCCAGGCATGGTTAATTAATTTTACGAATCCTTCGGGCATGATTACCGAAGCCTTATTACGCTATCAAGGGATCCGGACTATCGGCCTGTGCAATGTGCCCATTACCATTGAACGAACTATTGCTCGAGCCCTTAATGTGGCACCAGAGGCCATTAGTTTAGATTTTTTGGGGCTCAATCATTTGTCCTTTGCCCGGCATGTCTATGTTCACGGGAAAGATATAACGCCTGGGGTTATAGAATTTTTAAAAAACATGTCTAATGATGCAGTGAAAAGTACCATGGCCAATATTCCTGAGGAAACCTGGGCTCCCTATATACTAGACGCTGTGCCGATGATTCCCAATCCCTACTTGCAGTACTATTGGAATACGGACGTGATGTTGAAAAAGCAGCTGGCCGATATCGAAAATGGCAAAGGTACTCGGGCCATTCAAGTGATGGCGATTGAGGCGGAATTGTTTAAACAATATCAAAATCCCCAGCAAATCACATTGCCCGATATGCTAATGCAGCGAGGAGGAGCCTACTACAGTACGGTGGCGGTCATGGTAATCGAATCCCTGGCACTCAATAAACGGCGCGAAATGATTGTTAATGTTAAAAATGATCAGGCACTAGATGCGTTAGGGGCTGATAGCGTTGTTGAGGTCCCGGCCATTATTGATGGGCGCGGGGCGCGTGCGATCACCATGGAGCCTATACCTTTGGAAGTGAAAGGGCTGATCCAACAAGTGAAAGCTTATGAACAACTGACGATTGAAGCGGCCGTAGAAGGTCACCGGGGAAAAGCTTTAGCCGCTTTATTAACCAATCCTTTAGTCCCTTCAAGTGAGATTGCGCATAAAATCTTGGAAGATATTTTGCGGGAGAACGCGGCGTATTTGCCGCAGTTTGCCTCATGACATTATATATTGGAGTCGATGGCGGCGCGAGTAAAACGGATGTTGTGTTAGCTCAAGATGGGAAGCTC
The Sulfobacillus thermosulfidooxidans DNA segment above includes these coding regions:
- a CDS encoding NYN domain-containing protein translates to MDYSNERVAIFVDGANMFYAQRVLGWHLDFARVIEYFTRGREIYNAFYYTGVQVPPDNSQRDFLTALRHLGFTIREKSIKETLDQSSSSVIRRANLDIEIVIDMFSTVNRYDVAVLMSGDGDFERAVELIRSRGKEIVGVGTRGMISSELENACDRYVKLEDIRSEVEKVR
- a CDS encoding 6-phospho-beta-glucosidase yields the protein MKSGIRIAVIGGGSSYTPELISGLLDVDDLAIEQVTLVDIPEGRDKMEIIRTFCQRLIDHSNKKFILQATCNRHQALADADFVLSQFRVGGLTARARDESIPLKYGAIGQETVGAGGFANALRTIPVALELARELEEINPQAWLINFTNPSGMITEALLRYQGIRTIGLCNVPITIERTIARALNVAPEAISLDFLGLNHLSFARHVYVHGKDITPGVIEFLKNMSNDAVKSTMANIPEETWAPYILDAVPMIPNPYLQYYWNTDVMLKKQLADIENGKGTRAIQVMAIEAELFKQYQNPQQITLPDMLMQRGGAYYSTVAVMVIESLALNKRREMIVNVKNDQALDALGADSVVEVPAIIDGRGARAITMEPIPLEVKGLIQQVKAYEQLTIEAAVEGHRGKALAALLTNPLVPSSEIAHKILEDILRENAAYLPQFAS